The genomic segment GCAGGTTGTAGGCGACGTTGAGCGCCACCGCGACGCCGCTGCAGGCGAAGCCGATGTTCGCCAGACGCGTGCCGGTGATGCGTCCCGCTGCGCGGCCCGAGACCCAGGAGCCGATCATCATGCCGCTGATCATCGGCACGAAGAACCAGCCGAACTGGCGTTCGTTGAGGCCCAGCACATCGACCACGAACACCGGCGTGGAGGCGATGTACAGGAACAGCGCCGAGAAATTGAACGCGCCGGCCGCGGCGATGCGCTGGAAGCGGCTGTTCGCGACGATCGACATGTAGTCGCGCAGCAGGCGCTTCGGCGCGAGCGAGATGCGGTGTTCGCGCGGATGGGTTTCCGGCAGCCACAGCCAGACCACGACCAGCAGCACCAGCGAGAACGCGACCAGGAACCAGAAGATCAGCGGCCAGCGGCCCCAGCCCAGCAGCCAGCCGCCGATGATCGGCGCGATCGCCGGCGCGATGCTGAAGATCATCATGACCTGGCTCATCAGGCGCTGGGCGTCATCGCCCTGCAGCACGTCACGGATCACCGCGCGCCCGACGATCAGGCCCACGCCGGCAGACAGCCCCTGCAGCGCGCGGAACGATAAGAGTGTGGTCAGATCGGTCGACAGCGCGCAGCCCACCGACGCCACCACGAAGATCGCCAGCCCGCCGAGGATCACCGCGCGCCGGCCGATCGCATCCGACAGCGGCCCGTGGACGATGCTCATCAGCGCGTAGGCGATCAGATACACCGCGATGGTTTGCTGCATCGCCGCCGGATCGGCATCCAGATCGCTGCCCATCGCCGGGAACGCCGGGAAGATCGTGTCGATCGAGAACGGGCCGAACATCGCCAGGCCCGCCAGCAGCAGGGCCAGCGCGCGGATCGACGGCATGCGTGGCTGTCTCACGCGGACACCTGCCGCGCGCGTGAAGTGAATGCATGGGAAGGCGCCGACGCGCTGGAGGCGGCAGGGCAACAGGATTCGGACATTGGGACACCGGCAGACGTCCGCATTCACGGACCGGGCGCGGCGCGGCGGCCGCCTGGAAGCGCGACATCATAGGCCGGTCGATGCCGACGCCCCGGCAACGGCGCGTTCCGCCGCGCCCCCGCGACACGCGCGAGCGCGCAACGTGGCCGGTATACTGCGCCGCGTATGCAGTGGGAGAAGCGGGCGCTCCTCGTGAGCGTCCCTGCCGTAGGCGCAACCGCCCGGAATCGCTCAGGCCCAGTACCGCTGCAGCGGCAACACTCTGGAGAGACCGGGGGCCCGTCAAGGGCGCATCCGGCGCCGAAGGGGCACGAAGCGCACCGCTTCCAAACTCTCAGGCAAAAGGACAGAGGGGCACGCGGAAGACCGGTGGTCTTGCGCCTGCGTCGACCCGAGCGGATCGACGCAGGCGGACGCCGGCATTCCTGAGCCCCGCCTTTTTTCGGATGCCCGCCATGACCGCTTCGACCCTGCGCGACCTCGAACACCACTCGGCCTTCGTCGAACGCCATATCGGCCCGAACGACG from the Luteimonas fraxinea genome contains:
- a CDS encoding multidrug effflux MFS transporter; this encodes MPSIRALALLLAGLAMFGPFSIDTIFPAFPAMGSDLDADPAAMQQTIAVYLIAYALMSIVHGPLSDAIGRRAVILGGLAIFVVASVGCALSTDLTTLLSFRALQGLSAGVGLIVGRAVIRDVLQGDDAQRLMSQVMMIFSIAPAIAPIIGGWLLGWGRWPLIFWFLVAFSLVLLVVVWLWLPETHPREHRISLAPKRLLRDYMSIVANSRFQRIAAAGAFNFSALFLYIASTPVFVVDVLGLNERQFGWFFVPMISGMMIGSWVSGRAAGRITGTRLANIGFACSGVAVALNVAYNLLVDQPAIPWAVMPAMLNSFGIALTFPILTLAILDMYPRQRGSASSLQAFTGLVLNAAVAGLLSPLVSHKPLLLAVTSAAFMLVGWMFWRWELSRGTRPPGCPRDPASLEPTDQM